Below is a genomic region from Patagioenas fasciata isolate bPatFas1 chromosome 14, bPatFas1.hap1, whole genome shotgun sequence.
GCCCGGTACCAGCACTGCTGGAGGAGAGACAAAGTCAGCAACACCAGGCAGCTGGGACTTTGAGCCCCCTGGCACCCCCTTTCCCAGCTGGCCCCAGGGACCAACACAGGCTCCTGGTGCTGGGAGGgacctgccaggtccctgggggaCCCGGGAGCCAAGCGAGCAGGGCAccgcacacagcacagcaccaggCCAGCCACAGCGGGGTGGGGGCTCCCCACTGCTGCCCCCCCCACGGCAGAGCGCCTCCCTCCCACACCCAGCCCCACCTCCCGCCCGAGGCCGGGGCCGAGGCCGACACCAAAACAGGCACCTGCCGCCCAGCCAGGCGGGCGAGTTCAGGAGCCGGCAGCACCTGCCTGGGCCTGGTGCCAGCCCGGCCCGGTGGCACCGAGCCACCCCGCCAGGACCCCACGGTCCAGACACACTCCAGAGCCCTCCCCAAAATTATGCTGGGGAGGCACAGTCCCGGGTCATTGGCTCAGCCTCCCTCGGGTTCGCAGGGGATGAGCATCTCTCCTGCCCCACGGGGACTCTTTCTGCCCACCATGGGCTCCTGCCCTATGCAGGGCAAGTTCCCAAACCCTCCCCATGGCCCTGCTGCATCTGCAGGTGCTCCCATCCCAACACGGGGCAGGGATGAGGTGGCCACAGCTCAGCTGCTACATGCGTGTGAAAGACCCCGTGGCCAGAGATCGTGGGAAGGGGCAGGATGCAGACAGGACAATGCAGCTTCCTGCGCAGGTGGCCGGGGAGGAAGGACGGGAAAATGCCTTCAGCCTTAGCTCTGGCTCCCCAGGGGGGAAACGATGGTCCTCACAGCCCTCTGTGGGCAGCCCTGGCGGAGGGGACACGCAGAGCGTGGTAGGGGCCAGGCAGACCCCCCGCCGTGGCTCCCAGCCCTGCCGAGGGCTCCTGCGCCGAGTTACACCCAGGAAGCTGTCCTGGTTCTCAACACCACGCACCAGGTAAACAAACACCCCGCTTTTAATTGCTGCCACGCACAAACCTGTCTGACAGCTCCCGGCCTGCGCTGTCACCTCCCTCCGCCAGCCCAGCACCTGCTCCGGGTATCGGCAGCACACGAAGGGCAGTGGGGATGGATCCTTTGGGAAGGTCTGGGCTGCCTGTGGTGCCACCGGTTGTGCgctgggatgggggacatggatgTCCCCATGCGGGGAAGCTCACCGCATCCAGCCCCCGGCACTGGGGCATCCGCGGGAGCAGCTCGGCCGAGCCCTGCAGTGGCTCCTCCCGGCACCGTCGGCCGAGGAAGTAGGTCAGGTTGTGGGAGGTTTGGGAAGCGCCGGGGGAACCCGAGGTGTCCTGCCTGCGGCGGGAAGGGTGTCACCCCCCAGGCGGCAAAACACCGGTCTGGCCAGCCTGGCTCCTTCCCGCCCGGCTCCTTCCCGGGGTGGCGGATGAGCTCCGGTCCCAGCCCCAGCCGTGCCCCCGCCGAGCCCTGCCCGGGCAGGACACGGCCACAAACCCTTTCCCATCCGCTCCGGACGAGaacccgcggggctgcggggaacaCGCACCCTCCTCCCCGCAGCCCCCCCTGCGCGCCCCCGCCGATCCCGCCCGGAATTTCCGGCACGGAGGAGGCGGAGGGGAAGGTCGGTCCCCGGGGCCGGCCCGGGCTGAGCGCGCCGCAGCCCGGGACAAAGCGCCGCGCGGCGGAGAGCACCGAGTGGGGAGGCACCGGCAGACGCCCCGCAGGGGCGCATCGGGGTTCCCCGGGAGGCGTATCGAGGCTCACCGGGACGCGAACCGGAGCGCACCGGGGAGGGCTCACGGGAGCGCCCCGGGAGCGCCCTGGGCCCGCACTCACCATGCCGGCGGCGCTGCGGTCCCGCTCGGCTCCTCTCCCCGCTCCTTCCCTCGCCGCGTTTGAACGCGCCCCTCGGCCGGGGCCGCGCGGGCAACGGGCGGAGCCGGCACCGGCAAATCGCGGCGCGGAGGCGGGCGGCGGaggggcgggaggaggaggagggggcaggCCCGGCCGTGCCCACCGGCGGGCGGGGCGGTGTCCGGGGCGGGCCGGCCGCCCCTTGCGCAACCCCCGACGCGAGGAGACCCCGCGAGCCCCTCGGCTGCAGCCCCGGGACCGGCAGCGGCTCCAGGCGCCCCTCAGCGTGGCGGGGGCCCGTAGGAGGAGGCCGTATCGCCCACGCCGGGCACAGCCGAGGCCGCCGGGGGAGAAGCGTTTTTCTCAGCCTCGCTTACTGTACCAAGCCCCCGCAGAGGGCAGAGGGGTCTCGGCTCCGTGGGGCACCCTTTGCAGTCCCCTCTTGCAGGACGGTCCcgtctccccccaccccagcacccacgggtgcgcAGGAGCTGCCGCAGGTGCCTGTGCAGTGCTGCTAGCCCCACGGGCTGCAGCGTGCATGGGGGGCAAGGAATAGCCCTGTGGGGCTGCCACCTGACCCAGCTCCTAGCCTGGAGCTGGTGAGACACGACGCATTTCATCCCTCTGAATCAGCCCTGCCATGTCCTGGCTGGGAGCCGGTTTTGTCACTCACCACCCCTACAGTGTGCCCAACTTGGGGATGCCGgcattgggggggggagagggaaaCCTGGTCACCCAGTGTCCCAGCCGCCCTGGGGACTGAGACACCTGTAGCAGCCTTGCTCCATCCCCACGGCAGCCCATGCATGGCACCCATCACTCCCTGGGGAACAATCACACCTGcactgtccccagcctggctttgGGGACACACGCATCCTGTGTGCTCGCACACTGGAGCCCTGCTCATTGCCAGCTCCCCCCGCCGCACACCAGAGTCCTCAAGCTGTGCTGCCAGTgctcacccacacacacacactgtcccCGGTCCCTGTTCACCAGGCTCACATGTGAACGTTCTCCTCGGTGCAGCGCCAGGCACGCAACCGCTCCCTCCATCCCGGCCTCCCTGTTCCCCGCAGCTCCTTTCCACCGCCCAGCTGCACGCTGGAGCAGCAGCACACGCGGCCTCTGAATAGGGGCGCACTTCGCAACGGTGATATTTCCCATCCTACCAATACCACAAATGCATCTGCAATGCCCCATCCTGCTGCGCAGAGCTCGGCACCCCCAGCAGCCCATGGGTCACTGCCAGAAGGACAGACACACGCCTGTGGTTACAGGCAGGAATGACATCGCACCACAGCCTTGGTCCAGGCAGGTCACAACGATACCGGGGTGACTGCAACGGGTGCTGGTCACAGCCGCACCCCTCCTTCCCGTCTGTGCCGTTTCCTGCCACCACGGCTTCACCGCTCCCCCAGGCACATCTCCATGGGATGGCAGCTCCCCTGGGATGTGCCACCAGCCAGGGATGTTCCCTGGGcagagatgctccagccccccAGAGGCTTTTCCCAAGCCCTCAACCTCTCTGCTCCCCTCAGCCCCCTGATCCCCCTGACACTACAGCAACATGTGGCTGCCAGCAAACTGCTCCCAGCACTACCCGGTTCAAAACAACTCAGCAATAAAAAAGAGCCAATTGCCATGCCCACAGCAGCCCCCACATGGCCTTGCTGACAGCAATTTGGGCCCCAGAAAACACATTGCagaggggcagagctgggtcTCCACAGGCTCTCTCTGCCTCCAAGCATCCTGACCCCCTCCTCAGGGTTGCAAAGAGCACAGGAACACGAGGAGGCCTCCGGCTCGGCTCCACAGGGCTCCCAGGACAGCAGGCAGGGTGTTCTCCATCTGCAGAAAGGTGATGGGGAAAAACCTCATTCCCTCCCGCTGGGCCATTGCTAATAACAAAGTGCGTGGGGGGAAACGGAGCTGAGCGACCTCCGAGTCACATTCAGGGCTATAAAAGGAAAGCCAGGTCTCCAGCACGGCGCCTCTTCCACAAAAGCAACTGGAGGATGAGGGGGCTGCAAGCGGAGCTGAGAAATAGCTGCCAGGCAGCGGGAGAGGAGCCTTCAGCACTGAGCAAAGTGCGAGGTGCACATATGCTCTCTGTTTCTGCACATCGACATCTTTCTGAAACCTGCTCGGAACTGTGTCATCTATTTTGAACGGCTCAGACAAATACTTTGATCTGCCTCCGCCACGCCTGGCCGCGGTTCAGGCACCAGTAAGCAGCTGGTGTCCAGGTGGCTGATCCCAAAACCTGCATGATGGAGAGACAAGAGCGGGGCTGCTGGGCCAACATCTCCTTCCAGCTAACCACAGTGAGGGacatgatgggtcctgggaacaccTCCGGAGCAGCGCACCATGTGTCCGAGCCTGCCTGCACTCTTAATGCCAGACACCAGTGCTGCTGTGAGGCTGGAGAGGCCATTGGGAGCTCTTGGGCAGCAGGTCCCCACATCACCCTGTAAGGAGCTATTAAAGGAAGAATGTTGTTTTCGCAAGCGTAAATCTGAAACCTGACCCAGCATATCGAGACCAAGGCACCCACTATCAGACTTCAGATGTAAAACAAAGCCTCTTTGCACTAATCACGGAAATGTACTAATGCAAACCGGTTTCTGTCATTAAAGGTTAAGTTAGGGGGGAAGGTAGTAGCCAGAGAGCCAAGAAACCATACATTAAATGGAAATATATAAATAGGGAGAGGGAGTCATTAGAATTGGAGTAGTAcagaggtaaactgaggcaggacaTCTGGGAAGTGTCAGGTAGGCTGTAAACCCTggagtacccaaccaatggggaacggGAGGGAACTTGCAGCTGGGATTAGGGGGAATAGAAACAGGGGCTTTTGCCGTGTTCAGTGTGCCTCCCTTAGGCAGAACACtcagtcttgcaaaatcattaataaaatatgctttgccgagAGACCccgcctgagcctattatatggGCAAGATAATAGTTTCTTACAACCCTGGGGCGCCGAGGAGGCCGCGAGCTGGGGAGGAGCCCACGCTGGGCCTGCCTGCGCCTCGGAGGATGCAAAGCAGCACAGCCCGATCCTCCCTGTCCtgcaccaccacccccaccagaGGCAGCCCCTCGCACCCCAGTCTGCAGAGCTCCAGACTCCTCAGGGGGAGCAGACAGCGTCTGATCTCTCCCGATGCTCCATCCCGCTGCCCTTACACTGTACACGACCCCCACACTTGGCTCCGATGCTTTTTCTTCCCTCATCCCAGCGCTCCGCCCCAGAGTTGCCATGTCGCCAGGGTGACTTGGCTTCCCGGGATGGTGACAGCTTTAGTCTGGGGACATCTGCAGGCACCCGGCAAAGCAACCGCTCTGGGAAGCACCAGGGAGGAGGACAAGGACAGAAGGGGCTCAGGAAATGCAGAGGGCTCGGTGCCAGCGCTGGTGAcggggctgagcagaggggaactGGCTTGCTTGGCTGGGTCTGCCCAGCTTGAGGAGCCAGCAGCACCCAAAACACACTCCAGGACCCCAGAGCAGTGCAGTGCAGTCCCACACCCGGCACCCTCCACTCTGGAGCGGCACAGCACCCCTCCACCCAGCAGCCTGAGCAGGCAGCCAGGCCAGGTGCTGATGGAGGAAAGGAGCCCGGTGCTGGCAGGGGTCTCCCTTGAGAGTCTGGGTGACCCTGCCACCCCTCAGCAGATCAGGGTGAGCAGCAGCATCCTGTGCCTGTCCACTGCCAGCACAAGCAGGCACAGACCAGGCGCTGCTCCACAGCCACTGCTCCCGCTCCGGCTCGACAGTCAGGACCCCAGCAGGACGAGTGGCCCCCCTGCCCAGCTCTACACACCCCACCTCCCAGCAAAAGGTGCTGGTGTGGCTGATTTCTACCAAACCCAAACTGGCAGCCTCCAGGGCCCTTCCTCACCTGCTGAgtcctcccttcttccccagtTCGTGGATCTGGCCCTGCAGAGCAACCCAGGCACGTTCCCAGCAGCCAGAGAGGGCGTTCTCCTCCTCCTCGCATCTCCTGTCCCAGGGCACTCTCCCAGCAGTGTCAAGTGCTTCAGCTGCCTCCCATGGGCTGTTCTTGTCCCCAGGTCACCACACAGGCTGGGCTCCTGGGGTCTGCAGGGTGTAGCTGCCTGGCCCCCTTCTGCTCACCAGCACCCCATGGCCGACACAGCCTTCTGCCTGGGCACCTTCCCTGAGCCGTTCACTCACCCAGGccacatccacagtgcaggacctGAGCCCAGAGCAGAGCCCTCACAGGCCCCACCAGCAGCGGGGGATCAGCACTGTGACACACTCCAAAAATAAATACCCCACCCCACTGCTGGAAGGGGCAGCCCGGGTCCTCGCCATGGGACAAACTGACCCATTGGTGAGGCAGGGCTGGGCGGCTAGAGCGAGGGGTGAGACCTGCAGCCTTACCCCGCACAGAtcatcaccccaaaccctcctgctCCCACCTCGAGGGGAGCGTTCCTGCCCCTGTCTCGCCCAGCGAAGCCCTTGTTCTCCTCAGCTCAGGTAGGTTAGTGGCAACCATCCTAATTCTTGCACTTCACCCACGCCAGCAGCCAGTCCTTCCCAGGACACTTCACACAGGACCAGCAATGCTGGGGGGATATCAGCTTCTCCAGCATCCCCTGAAAAAGGGCTGAGGCAGCACACGCCACAGAAGGCAAGCAGGAAAGGGGGCAGCTCAGCCACAACTCTCTTCCTTACTCCACAGAGAAGTCCTGAGCTACCTCAGCCGCTGACACCCAGCAAAGCTGCAGACGCTGGGGCCTGGGGCACAGCTTGATCACAACTGCTTCCTGCAATGAAGCAATCACAACACAGCCCTGGGGGTACCTGGCAGCTGAAACACAGGCACCATCTCGCTTGAAGCCCGTTTCAGACCGGCTTGACCTCCAAACTAGAACAGATCACCTCTCCAGGCAAAGTGTGGCTGAGGCCAAGCCAGAAAAGGGTGTGCTGGAGCCAGCGAGGTGAAGGGAGCAGGAAGAAGGAGTGGCGTGACATGGCCCAGGGCATTCACAGCTCACAGGTGCCCTGATCGTTCTTTATTGTCCTCTGAGCTGAGTGGCAGCTCAGTCATGTCCAGAGCAGGAAAACTCTCCTGCACCTGCCCCAGGAGGCAGCACCAGCGTCCGCAGTGACGCCACTGAGTCCCACTCTCAGCCTCTTCTGTCGGTCCCAGCAAAGCCTGGTTCTCAgccttttctgttcctctgtaTCTCACCAGCACCGCCATGCTCAGCTGCTGCGAAAATCCTGCCTGCTCCAAGCAGcacggcggcagccccggcatcTTGGCACAAGCACAGCGCACACGACTGGCGCACGGGATATGGGCTCAGCCGAACGTGCACCAAGGGGTCTCATCTGTATCACAGTCCAGCAAGATATTAAGGACGGTGCAGGGGGCTCCTGCCACACTCAGGGCTGTCCGTGACTCGATTCGGTACCGCACGTTGTTCAGACCTCCTTCCCGATCCACCTTAAACTGTTCCTGAAGAAAAGAAAGACCATTCAGCCCATGCTGGCTTCCAGTGGAGGGGAAGCAGCCAGAGCCCGGGAGGGAGCGCAGAGCTGGTAGGGAAGGATATGAGCAAGGAGGGCGTAGAGCACACGTGGTGATCACAGCCCACATCTCCTGTGGTCTCCCTTGGCCACACTGAGGTCTCACCTGCTTCTGTGCAGCGATGCGCTTCTGGTCTCTTTTCCTCCAAGCTGGGTCGTGCAGGTGCTGGAAAGTCTCATATCCAGTTGTGATTCCAGAGGGACGGCGAACCTAGAAGAGCAAAAGTTCTCTAAAGCTACTGGAAAACTTGTCTGTACCCACTGCACCTGCTGCCGGAGTGGGGAGTGCAGAAGAGCTGCCGTCCCCCGGTACTGACCGGGCAGCTACAGCTGGGGACCAGGTGGGGAGACATGGAGAATGGCAATTTCCGCCTAGGAGGCCACAGAGCACCCCTTACCTGGAGACCAGCTCCTTTGATACGTCGATAAAACTCATCATCCTCCCGTCCCCAGCCCCAGAAGCGGTTGGACATGCCATTGCACTGAAATGAGAGGGACACCGTATCACCGAGGTCCCATTCAGCACAACTCCCCACACCGCAGAGGAGCAGGCACCAGCATCACAAGCCCTGAGCACCAGCGCAACCTCCCCTCTCCTGTCCCCAAACCATTTGACtcctttccctccttcccaaGCACGGAGTGCAAAATGTACGACTGTTCACCCTGACAGCATCACAGCTCCTACCCCAAACTGGCTGGGGTGTCCCACCCACGTGCTCACCAACTCATAGTGCTGCTTGGTGAGCAGCAGGATGCCGCCCACGTAGGTCTTATAGTGGTAGAGCGGGTGCAGCTCCGGGGACGCCACGTGGAAGGGCCCAGCCTCCGGGAAGCTGTAGTCCAGCTGCTCGTTGAGGGGCAGGAGATCGACGTCGTGCATCGCGATGTAGTCGGTGTCGTTGCCGCTCTCCAGGAAGCCCACGTTGATCAGGGATGCCCTGTTAAACCTGCCGCGGGACCACAGACTCAGCGCCACACGCAATGGCCACCGTCCCTTCATGTCCTGCTCCTGTGCTCCTCAATGCGGAATGTTCAACCAGTCCCCaaatggggacacacagacacgacGTTCCCTGGCTCCGCAGCGCAAGGGCTGTCTGTCCCAAAATGCACCCCTGCTTCCCTCCATACGGGACACGCTGAGCCCAATGGCGACATGCAGGGGTTTGGCCACTGCGGACCCCAAGGGGCTACGGCAAGTCCCGGCCGGCCCCACCGGGGCTGCACGCAGGTACCGGACAGCGAGCCAGGGGGGAACGACTACGTTTCCAAACAGCCCACAGTATTTCTTTGGATTTTGGCATCCCCAGATGTTTGGGAGAAAGCTGAAAGATCTAGGGAAGATAATGCTCTTCTTCCTTAGGAAGATAGAAACAAAATACCATTTTGTCCTTCTAGAAGCTCTAGAGTGAGTAAATTTGGGGAGAGCATCACACCTCCATGTTGCTCAGATCCTATACTTCACCGGAGACAAGCAGGTGACCTGTTTGGTGGGCACAGAGTTTTGGAGAAGGGCCCCCTCGCTGCCTTTTGGGCTTCGCTGCGGCGAGGGGAGACGCTACCTGAAATGATCCACCTGGTTGAGGATGAAGATGTGATGGCGGATCCTCTTCTTGCTGAGGAAGCGGTGCATGTAGGGCACGAAGGCCAGCAGCTCCTCGAAGCGCTCCCGGAACGGGACGAGCAGCGCCAGGCGATGCGGACCCCACGACGGCTCGTCctccggcggcgggagcggggcggggggcgggcagggctggCGGGGAACCCCCGGGCTCTGCGCCCCGCCGGCCACCGGCCCCTCGCCCGAGCAGCTGAGCTGGAGCCAGAGCAGGGAGGCGAAGCCCAGGAGCAGCGCCAGGAAGAACAGCGGGAAGACGGAGAAGCGGccggggagcagccccaggagcagcGGGGACCTGGGGCACAACGTGGGGTCAGCGGCCgccggggacccccccgccccgggacccgccgcccgcccgccgcccgcgccCCCGCTCACCCGCCGCCGCGCAGGCGGAGCGCAGCCCTGCGGCGGGCAGGGCCCATGGCGCCCGGCCGGCCCCGCACCGGCCCGCGGCGGGACACGCTGGCTgcgcccccgccgcctccccccgcccggaaacacggcccggccccgccgttccGCCACGCTCCCTTCCGCctggcggggcgggccgggggcgggcccggATAGCGGGGCCACGTTTCCCCGCCGCTGCCGGCCGGAGCGTCCGCCCTCGGGCACCGCAACGAACCCTCCGGGACATCCCCTCCTCCCTGGGTGTCCGCCCCGAACCCTCTGGGAGCCCACAAGGATCAACCCCCGCCCAGCGACCCCCCCCGGGCACCACCCAAGAATTATGGATGAGACCCTCAAGATGatcgagcccaaccataacctgactctagtaccaacccatgtccctaagaacctcatttaaacgcCTTctaaaccctccagggatggtgactccaccactgc
It encodes:
- the B4GALT7 gene encoding LOW QUALITY PROTEIN: beta-1,4-galactosyltransferase 7 (The sequence of the model RefSeq protein was modified relative to this genomic sequence to represent the inferred CDS: inserted 1 base in 1 codon), giving the protein MSRRVRCGARXADAPAGSGGETWPRYPGPPPARPARRKGAWRNGGAGPCFRAGGGGGGAASVSRRGPVRGRPGAMGPARRRAALRLRGGGSPLLLGLLPGRFSVFPLFFLALLLGFASLLWLQLSCSGEGPVAGGAQSPGVPRQPCPPPAPLPPPEDEPSWGPHRLALLVPFRERFEELLAFVPYMHRFLSKKRIRHHIFILNQVDHFRFNRASLINVGFLESGNDTDYIAMHDVDLLPLNEQLDYSFPEAGPFHVASPELHPLYHYKTYVGGILLLTKQHYELCNGMSNRFWGWGREDDEFYRRIKGAGLQVRRPSGITTGYETFQHLHDPAWRKRDQKRIAAQKQEQFKVDREGGLNNVRYRIESRTALSVAGAPCTVLNILLDCDTDETPWCTFG